The DNA sequence gactgggcaaatgagacttaacatcttaaccagcgcaattatagtgccgctcaaaattattataattttcaagaatcctgagcggcactgcatttcaggacttatcaattattacaatgaaataaacgtcctgctcatctcgtcccttattgtcatatacAAATGAGTTATAAATTTGTAGACGCGTCGGTTGTATTTTTATCAGTTCATTAAACTGTAGTTTTGTTTCAGTACAAGAGCAATTGAAGAATAAACTAGTATGTATCGAGCACGAGGAATGTGGTCCCTGTCTGTCTGCAGCTGTCCACTGCCGATGGTGTGCTGACCCCTACTACCCTTCCACGGCTCCGAGGTGTAATGACGACGAGAGGTAAGGCATCAATCTGGAATGATTATGAATTAAAGATATTTGTGCCTGTGACTTCGTCTGCGtggatttcgaaaatattgGTACATCAGTTCCAAAGAGTCACAATTCAAAAGGTTAAAAATATCCAGTTGTTActgtttgaaatgaaaatattttagactTATAAAGAAACAATTGTGTGTATTTATTACATCATTCATTCAAATATCAAAAGTCGCTTAATTGTgtctcttctaccgcatctatcacggggagtgttacgaagagctgtttcacagATTCCTCCCGCTGAATCCCACcttagcacgacacgccacaagttaggatatcatcctcaccatctggatgtgtggcggtcctccacagtgcggttttcaaggagctttcttccacgtactacaaagctgtgaaattaACTtacttatgcggtgtttccgggacgatacgacatgggtacttaaaaaaagcgcgtacatttccttaaaggccggcaacgcttctgagattcctctggtgttgcaagagaatgtgggcggcggtgatcacttaacaccaggtgacccgtacgctcgttggcctccttttccataaaaataaataaatattggaagtaacaactaaactgcattcacttgtcacaacctgagagttgaacaagacataccaaaatcTCGGTCGATGCCTCTCTCGGAGGGTTGGCTCAGTTGCTAAGAGCGctcagacggaacccgagaggcgcggattcgagtcccgcatcgtccataaattttgatagaaattaaatttgtgcaTTTACTTATCAACTTGTTTCTGTTTGGTAATCGTTGTTGGGTTATTGTTTATAGAACAATTTCGCATAATTATCTTAAACTTACTGAATTTCAAACTTGAACTGAGGTATCGATGTGCTTCTCCCCCGGGAACTAATGAGAATTTCCAGATCAAATATACCTACTGTTCATCTGTGACccaaataaattccttttatgccttttagggACCTATGGTCTAgtccaaataaaattaatgtgttaaatatttataattttaagtatttgtcAACTCCAACTGTAGGAAAAGAAACTACAGATCTTCTGCTTTTATTTGAAATTGTTATGATCAGCGAGGGGTTCAATTTCAAGGATTATTGAAACACTTAATACTAacaactttgaaaaaaaaaagagaatacAGTTTTTTGTGGTCATTAACATGTCCACAACCCAGTGTGGTTCTTGCTTGTCTTTGAATTTTGGCACAGCTGGTACTTCAATGATGTTTTCTGttcaaatatacaattaaaagtaaactttaaGTGGTTTTTGTAACAGTTACCTATTTACAACCTATGTTCAACTAATTTCCTCTTcatgttattaatatataaatagcatAAAGTTTCCGTTATTTAACACAAAGTATTACAAGACCAAATTGAAAATCACAATAACATAATTGAACATCACAAAACTCATGTAAGCTACAAGTTGTATCAAACATTAAGTAGTTTTGATTGATTCCGACAGACGATTACTATGTAGGAAGTATGGACGGggctttttatttcaatagcaCGCTGCGTTAGTTAATTTTATCATTGATCGACGGACAACATAATGTTCTAAGACGATAAGAGCCGACAGAACAAGATGCACATGTTATAAAGAAATGACCTTTGCTCTTATAAAACGTTGCTGCAACACATATAGCGGTATTTTGATGTGGCTCTCTGTTTTTGGGTTTTGTTTAAGTGCTATTTGCgttattataacttaaattgttaaaaaaaaatacgctttaaacgtagaatattgtttttaaatatgtagAGTTCGTTCTAaagcaatataaatattatcgtatatataaaattctcatgtagcggtgtttgttaccaaacttctccgaaacggctgaacggtaggtctgagaatcggccatcATCTATTTTTCGTACCCAAATTTTACACATAACAGGAGTTAAGCCATCGATATGTAAATCCTCCAGACACACAATTCCATACAATAGTTATGTTGAAGTTATAATTACTATATGAACATCTAGTAATGAAAAATGAGCCTTACTGGTTTAACGGAAGGTCCACCAAAGGACGCCCCTTTGTgtgataaaattgtaattttagccATATTATTATAAGGTGCTAGTGTAGCCTAACGTTAGCTGTATTTCGAACTTactaaacataaataattgCGCCCCTATTTGTCTTGCTTATTATATAGCCTATATATAGGCCCGTTCCTATATAGGCTATATATAGGCCTATATTATAGAGGCTGCTATCTTGTACATACTTTTGGAGCGTAGTTATAAAGGCAATTTTGATACCAgactagtttttattttttcagtttagTGGCCTTTGGATGTGGACAAAGTATGATCCAACGTCCTGATAAACCTGTGTGGGAGGTTGTCGATAACAGAAGCTTGCAAGACATGTTCCCGGGCAGCTTAGAGGCTGTACAGATTCAGCCGCAGAGGATAAAGCTGTCGTTGAAACCACGTATgtccataatattttttttttaaattttaatgtgtaGTCATtggttaataataaatttcctaCCGAAATGCTAAATGCATAAAATAATGTAGGGGTATTCTTGAATATGGCAAGTGGTAATACAAATTTGAGATACGAACAaactcataatatatattagttgTATATACAttatgcaataaataataataataatacctaagAAGGGCAATATAATCATTGGTAggtacaaaaattataaaaatatggtccgttttattaactttttgtCTGTTAAATGTGTCAGCCGCCTTAAAGCAGCTCATTCAACTTATATTTAGTGATCAATAAAGTGATGAGAGGACTAATATATTCATCCGAGAGTAAGTGTAAGCTCTGTTTATTGCAATGTATTACTCAGGATTTTTGTGAACCCAAAATCCTTACCAACTACGCGACTGGGTTTGTTACTCGTGTtacttttctttttctattcTAGCTACCCCAAAGAACTCACAGGTTAATTTATCACATTTCATTTGACGACATcgactttataaattatttattttagtttattgatatcctatatttgaatatattctaCTTTATTTTATCCTCATGGTAGCTTTACTTATGTGCATACTACTAATAACAAGATAGGGTTCAGATCACCATTTATAATTGGattgttagttattttattttattatacgtaATTGAAtgagtgtgtgttgccagtggtGACGTACGTGTGATCGCTAAGTATGGGCCTAGATGCAATGGAGaggggctatgcttggagtttccccgCGAGATCAAATCAAAATGAGGAGAtgatgaggagatccgtaggagaaccaaagtcaccgagaTAGCCATAAtcattgcaaaactgaagtggcagtaggcaagGCATATAGTTCAGGACAGTAAAGTCCAAgaaatggcgaccatgtaccggaagacagagtgttggtaggcctcccacaagatggacctacgATCTGGTTGAGATCGCCGGGATGCATTGGATGAGGATAGCGCAGGAGCGATCATCGTGGATATCTTTAGGGGAGGcatttatccagcagtggacgtcttccggctgatgatgatgaattgaATGAGGTCTATGAAGACCTatcacaattaattatttttaaggaaGCAGACCAAATTATTTAATGCGATCTATTCTAAAAACTTATTCGCAGCCAATTTACAGCACACAACTCTTTTTCAGGTGAgacaagaaaaataaaattttcctatCGGCCAGCAAAGAATTATCCCCTAGATTTATACTATTTGATGGATCTAACTTGGTCGATGAAAGACGATAAAGAAACACTTGTATCTCTCAGAAATGATTTACCTGAGATGCTCAAGAACTTAACTGATAACTTCAGGTGGGTGAATGTTTAATTTTCCTCATAGATAAGTTGCAGTAGGCTGAACTTTCAGCAACttcaatgaaattttattttaaaggccGCCAACTTTTTCAaaactttgtattatttttcaaaatgatgGGAGTGGGTCGTCCGTGGTAAATGCAACGCGGGAAGAGCACAGTAGCGTTGCGGGCTTTTGCTCTGTAGAGTTTtagaattttcataatatttatttgtgatCGAACTTAAATACACAAGCAGTTTAATCTTAGTGCAGGCGTGCGTCTGTGATACAGCCTGTCCATTTTCAATGCCTCTTATTTGCTTCTGCATCGATTTTTGCTGCATTTCTGGTTAAGACGTCGGTAGAAGGATTTCCTAGTAAGCTAACTGCTGATCTAAATCATCGGCCAGTTTATTCTACTTTGCGTAACTTAGGTATTTACTTACGAGCTGTTCGAGCTGTATGGTTATTAGACGAAGAAAATCACAAAgatctaaatttatttttatttatttattaagcttATATACTAAAAATTTGTGTATACCATAAACATAACCATAAAATatccataaattaaatataacgtTAACGTCTACTTCTTGGTTAACCTTAAGGTATaatttctgagcggtactacaattacacttgtcactttgagataaAAGATTAGCCTAGAAATGTaactagctacgacgccttccaaactgaaacacaataatgcttgtataatactgtttgttttacggctattgacgtacaataaacaactagactcccaatcacctattaaaaggtcgtcaaaagatgtccgagcggcgttttatatacgtatatacattaacttaaacagataacattaaaacattcattcaaataaacACCTTCAAAATCTATTGAATagatacgctcattagaagctcTGACGTGAACACGATGGCTCGTGTGTGTgaacaattgaaatgtaattattaagcAAAATGAttacttacacaattttgttaatttaaaagggGTATTTGACCTGAAGACACTCTATCGTTTATAaatggatatgctgttatttggacagtttttcccTGAACACTTTGTCGTTGCGTGGCGTAGTATTCGAAGCGCGgtacaactgaacgaaaactctgcctaatagacgcataggcagagttttgctttaggcaatttttgagcgtgatggTCGGTCTAGTTGTTCATTTTATGTCAATGTTTACGGCGCAAAAAGACGCCCAGTTCTCCGGCATCTTATGTAAAGAACATTGCACTGGTGCGACGGTGAAATAGGACGGAagcaatcaggtgaaacagctcttcgggacGTTCACCGTGAAAGAGAACACATAAAACGAAGCAGTAATGAACTTCTTAACGGCAGATAAAGAAGCCTCTCACTAGTAAATACTTCAATTAGATATTAACTTTATAATCAcaacattattatgatttggtCACAGTCTATAACAATTTTTTGTTCTATCAACTTACTAATAACACAGACCACAGAGTATcaatacatacctacatataacTTAAGTATAATAATGTCCCGTTTAACATTCAAGGTGCGAAATCAAAACTAGGTTAATTCAGTAGTTACACGCAATCATTGCGTATAGCCAAAAGATAGTATCAAAGCTATTAAAACAGAATTCATTACGAGAAATTGTACTGCAACTTATAGAATCATGAGCAAAGCCTACTGTtatttttgcatattattgttttaataatttttttattttaatttggacTAGCTTtctattttaaacaattaactTTTAATTGATTATGTATGTTATTAAAATACTGTCGAaacattttatcattattaatttttttataatatttgtttattatgtttattcatatttcaaacaatattaattttgatatttctcttttttttaatgaaaataagggacgagtcgagcaggacgttcagctgagggtaattaatacgccctgcccattacaatacagtgccacttaggattcttgaaaaaccccaaaaattctgagaggcactacaactgctctcgtcaccttgagacataagatgttaagtctcatttgttcagtcatttcactagctagagcgcccttcagaccgaaacacattactgcttcacggcagaaataggcgccgttgtggtacccataatatagccggcatcctgtgcaaaggagcctcgcactggtaagcCTCTCTCTGTTAAAGTACAGCATCAATGACTTTGCATCATAATATTTCAGATTAGGCTTCGGTAGTTTTGCCGAGAAGCCAGTAATGCCGTTTATTAGTGTAGATCCTGGTCGAAAGGCGAATCCGTGTACAGTTGAAGAAGAAGATTGCGAAGCGACCTACAGTTACAAGCATCATCTCACATTAACTCATCAGGTTTGAGTTCAATTGAATCATTTAGCTTTTCAGGATATAAGCGAAATGGTTCGAGCTTATGCAAAGATTGAATCATTTAACCGTTAACCCCTGGGTTTTATCCccgtaaaacaattttttaagaaaCGAGGGGAATAGTTTCTgtgtttaaattttgtaattaagAGGTTGATGAAAGTGCTAGAAATGTATAAATACAAACAGGACAGAAACCTACAATGCTATATATAATAGTTCAGGCTATGCAAGTTGGGTTTTAGGGGTTTGTTTTTATGTCCAATACTGccgattatataaataaaatagaaaattataacCTGGTACGCAATAATGTATATATCAGCGCAAAaactacaacacacctattataaaaacgagaataatttagtttaactaattttagttaaaattagttcataaattacattgtgatgtgaaattattgtaaaaacaacatGAATGTAAAACACGAGCACGTGCGCCgagtcctataaatacagccgcacggtcgacactcgagtcagtcgtgctcgggctgtcgtacggtacggacctctctgggacgtcgtaacgctgctcgttgaataaacgaaagtaataaaatacttactcgtgtagttttctttggaagaaccaatgagtgatcttcagcaagatagcaattgtgatgtcaacagtaatgaggtcacaccttttaaaaacaatacagacgttctttcctcgtcatatatgTCTGCTTATGTGATCTAGAAGGAAAGgggaggatttttttttatgatttcgtTTATTTACACATCGTAAGCATGTGTATGTTCAGtggatatataaaataatagacaCTCGCCTCGACTTAGTTCAGCCAGAATTGGTTGACtaagaagtaaaaaatgaaCCGTCTTGCTCGTTTTAACAATATTatcattgaataaaaatttacgtaagaattttatttttgaaatggaAACACCTTAAGAGTTGaccacttttcttgggatgggtataaaatgtaaaactcgCGTGAGACACGTGCCTGATCGAAAATTAAGAagttcgtaagacagtcgttgaaattatggatgaaagttgatttctgcgagataaacttttttatgtaagataattgtaatagttttgaagttttaaatttattatgtaatttatttttttaaatatttatgtaaataacggattgcttgtaactaattctagtaggcttcataagatacatacatacagatacatactttaagggtaaatgtatacacttctataataaagttcagccactgttcaggcattatctataaataaatttaaatgttttataaaaaaaatggctctgtcgtaaatcctattactcactccactgctgaatatctaaatgatcggacaacctgggactagattgtgattattttatagcgatagaaattattgtacagtattgtatatttttattgaaaagagcgcaaaaattgaatgctgggagagtttcttgcgccgtttcttctctctcagagcgccatttgtttccgaagcggtagtagtatctagtagttattagaaatgacattaaaaagaattctaaaggaatcaattttgagaaaataaatgcctttttttttaattttcatttttgtgaaCGATAGCGCAATATGAGTATTGTATTTAAcaacataaatgctagtacttttatactaataaataaagcaactcgtgcaaaattattcactaaccattccaaaatactcaataatgcacaacgttaatgttcaagttttcacttctgccggtaCTCACGGAGTGCAAGCCGTTTTTTTAAATGAGATAATGTCTTGTCTAAGGTTCAAGACGATCacctgatgataattgatacgccgtgcaacacaggattcttggaaaaccaaAATTCTAGGCGGTTCcataattgcgcttgtcacactaccccagtaatttcactatctagaGCGCTGTTCAAACCAATACACGATCTTAGCATATTACTGCTTTATCGAAGAATAGTAAGGCTACTTAGAGGCTAACGTTTCTAGCTCCCAACTGCTAACTGCTGAACAATTCAGtctataagaaaatatttatgtgtGACAGGTGAATGACTTCATCGAGAGCGTCAACAAAAGTGCGGTGACGGCTAACTTGGACAATGCTGAAGCTCAATTGGATGCCTTGGTACAGGCGATAACTTGCAGAACAGAAGTGGGCTGGGCGCAGCACAGTCGGAAGATCGTTATCCTGTTGTCTGATGGCTTGTTGCATACAGCTGGTGATGGGAAACTAGGTAGgtacaaaattaaatcaaaagaaaagattttttttcatgtCATAACTGATTTAATGATCCTTTCGACTAATTCATTGTGATCATTGAGAAAGAAGAAGTAAGTAACCGagagtaaaataaaattgaaatttgaaaagcattatcttattttatgtCCAGTATATGTTCAGATTATGTACCACGGTAGTCTAATAAAGTATATTCATCTATGGCGCGGTTGTCAAAAGTCTTAACTTCCACGTACAACGAAACTATGGGCTTAACTTACTCCTGAGCTCTTTTTGGTCGATATGAGATGGGTTTCTTAAAAAAGCGCGATATTGTAATTCATCTGCATAAGGGTATGGGATCACTTGCCATAATCAAGCGAAGCCGAATGTGATTAGCAGCTTTTTGTGGTCCCATtccttaaaaaattacaatacataTCATACATGATGCATCGAATCTTCAGGCAAAGTTTAGAACAAAAATTTAGATTGAATTAACAttattggaaaaaaatatttttattattaggtggtgctgctttgaaaaatgatgaaaCTTGTCATCTGGATGAAAACGGATATTATTCTGAAGCAGCAAAGTATGACTATCCTTCGATTGCTCAAGTATATCGCCTCTTAGATAAGTATAAGGTAAATATCATACTTTGTAGAGCGCTTACGCAAATCCATGCTCTTATCGCAAAAGTAAACTTCACCCTACTAGCGTTTCTGTAATACAGTAACACCAATGGTTGTTTTCAAATGTTTACTTTTACGCACACTCTTATCATCGTTAACATACCAAATATACTGtgtacattttacatattatgagGCCACTGTTATTCCAAATCATTGAGGCCATTGCAATTTTAGTCTTGTTATAATATGAGATAGATAGTTATAACGTATATATAATCATTTTTGACGACGAGCGCATGTTATGTTACCAGGGTATCAATAACTCGTTACACACTAAAACTAAGATCCATAGAGCGTTCTTGGACCTTTCTCAGActttcatcattattattatcatcatcagccggatgacgtccactgctggtcaaaggccttcgccaaagatttccacgacgatcctgcgctgccctcatccaacgtattacggcgatcttaaccagatcgtcggtccatcttgtgcggggcctaccaacactgcgtcttacgtacgccattcgagaactttactgccccaacgaccatctgtccgtcgaactatgtgcccggcccactgccacttcagttttgcaatcatttggactatgtcgataattttggttctcctacggatctcctcatttctgattcgatctcgcagggaaactccgagcaactcagactttacttacgtaaaacttagctgagtgtaagcttggTATAATATTTGATTACGTTCTTATAGTCATTTCACAACTGAAGTTATGCTGAGCTTAATTTAGATTAACAACCTAATGCAAAATTCAAGTTCGctaagctaagttttacgtaagtaaagtctgagcaaagtctaaatacGCTCTACTGATCAGCCTTTATTCATGACCAATAAGTTTCTAGCGGTATTGCTTGTTCAATATTGCAACAAATGTACACTTTCACCTTCAGTTACTGAATGAATAAATGATTGAAATGGGCCTATATATAATGTATCCCTTAGGATTATTTTCTAATGATGTCAAACAGTGtcatctatctatatatataaaagagaatgtatgtttgtatgttccctaataaatcctaaactattcgaccgatctcaatgaaatcttttgtaatagattcgttgaagatCAATGAaggtttacataaatataatttatatggcaaaacaacgtttgccaggtcagccagtaaataataaacaagtaaacAGGTTGTTTATGTAACAGCAAATTATGTCAAACTCGTCATTAATACGTCACAGATAAGGTCTTGATTCCTTTACGCCGAGAGGGAACTCTTTGACTCTCGTGTTTTGCTTTGTTagctttatttatattgtttcgACATGACCTtacctttttatatatttttataatatatttattatatatttttaagatccCTATAGTCGATTGGtcagtgaccctgactactaattAACTGAATTCCATTACCACTATGATATATTAGATGCAACAGCacattataaatgtatatgtaattaCTGCAATAGTTATTAAACAAAACTGTGTGTTAAAAATAAGGGCCAGCAATTTTCTTGTTTGTTCTTCTCACAGGGTTTATCTTAAAACTATGACGTCTAGATATCAACacaaaactaattttattcgatagtttattagtatttataaattttttgctTCGGTTTTATGAATACATttagtgaattattttatagcatttcttttcgtaataaacctaacgcgacgccttggttgcatgttCGCTCATACCAACTggttatattttgaaaatactaTGTGTAATAGTTCCATCTAATAGTGATGTCATCTATATTCATTTACTATAACAATTTCAGGTGAACGTAATATTTGCTGTAACAGAAAGCGTAAAAGACCACTACGACAGCTTGCATCAACTCCTCAGCGATTTCACATACATCGCGCGGCTCGAGAGCGATAGTTCAAACATATTGAAACTAGTGAAAATGGGTTACGAAGACATTGTGAGTGTCGTCGACTTCGAAGATGACGCCAATTTGGGCCCCGTGAAGGTCAAGTACTTTACCGATTGTGGAGTGAAAGGTGGTCAGTTGATTGAGACTCATCGGTGCGCCGGCGTCGAGTACGGCATGACCCTTCGTTACGAGGCCCATCTTACGTTGGAATCTTGTCCCGAATACAAAAAGGTTGGTATTTGATTGATTGTTGGTATTTATCTATTCTGAGATCGATATATTCACTTTGAGCATTAATTTAATGGAGATGATGATTTGGTCGCTCATAAAGACTGGATTAAAGCCGATTAACTGCACATAGCGACATAGACAAAATAATCATATCTAATAGTGTTAGTTAGTTTTGATGTATTAATTAGTGTCATCAAATCATCAGTATGAAAAATAGTTCCAAAAAAGTTAGAAATTGTGTTCAAACGAGCTTTTGCCAGCctttctttgcacaggacgaCAGGCAAGGTTACCATTTGGTAATTTGAAAAATCCTGACAAACAGTTTGTCATTTCTATAAAAGTCCGGACATTTTTGTTGATCTCGTTTAGGTAGATTTCATGTCTCGTAAAGACTTATATGATAATAGttaatatgtagttttattactatattccacccactttaaaataaaacccGGACAAGAGAGCTGGACTTATCCGGACTAGAGTCTAAAACTCCGGACATATCCGGATTCATCCGGTCGGATGGTAACCTAGCCACCGGAGTCAAGACCACAGCGGCgtctttttctgctgtgaagaaGAAATATGTTTCGAATCTAAttccaaaaatatcaataatcgtaactagaattagattagt is a window from the Leptidea sinapis chromosome 45, ilLepSina1.1, whole genome shotgun sequence genome containing:
- the LOC126977456 gene encoding integrin beta-nu yields the protein MMYSAVLLWVCFVSYVCTQVQEQLKNKLVCIEHEECGPCLSAAVHCRWCADPYYPSTAPRCNDDESLVAFGCGQSMIQRPDKPVWEVVDNRSLQDMFPGSLEAVQIQPQRIKLSLKPRETRKIKFSYRPAKNYPLDLYYLMDLTWSMKDDKETLVSLRNDLPEMLKNLTDNFRLGFGSFAEKPVMPFISVDPGRKANPCTVEEEDCEATYSYKHHLTLTHQVNDFIESVNKSAVTANLDNAEAQLDALVQAITCRTEVGWAQHSRKIVILLSDGLLHTAGDGKLGGAALKNDETCHLDENGYYSEAAKYDYPSIAQVYRLLDKYKVNVIFAVTESVKDHYDSLHQLLSDFTYIARLESDSSNILKLVKMGYEDIVSVVDFEDDANLGPVKVKYFTDCGVKGGQLIETHRCAGVEYGMTLRYEAHLTLESCPEYKKLQQTITLLESQLGEDNLRLEVEIQCGCDCESDLIKDMSLSCPNHSHLVCGVCQCNKGWSGPKCDCSIEDDAASTALLSQCREPNSTRAIACSGAGDCLCGKCQCDRGSSGKFCQCKDCELSIENGLECGGVGRGTCICGECSCSEGWSGAACDCTADTESCVAPAGNHVCSGNGDCVCGRCECSSTADGIRYTGMFCETCATCENPLCANAEPCVLCHLSNNCSETCSIGNVNYTVSESYREGESDSNEVSCILRREEDGMECEYRYTYKAAAQAMIAMDIVIRYKECFQPTSAKIVTSALITMACVILGGVVIILAVKSAQIVSDRRAYAKFLQEAEESRKHMQELNPLYISPISEFRLPEGFARDKND